Genomic window (Blastocatellia bacterium):
ACGCCATTGGCGCGTGCCGCGAGGCTCGGCGAGCAACTGGGCATGCCGCAGCTTTACATCAAAGACGAATCGCTCAACCCGACGCAGTCGTTCAAGGCGCGCGGCATGGCGGTCGCCATCTCGATGGCTAAAGAACTGGGCGTGAAAAAGCTGGCCGTGCCATCGGCGGGAAATGCGGCGGGGGCGCTCGCGGCCTACGCGGCGAAGGCGGGGCTTGAAGCACACATCTTCATGCCGCAAGACACGCCGCGCGCCAACATCGTCGAATGCCAACAGACCGGCGCGCACGTCACTTTGATTGATGGGTTGATTACCGATTGCGGGCGCATCGTCGGCGAGCGCAAGGCGGCGGAAGGCTGGTTCGACGTTTCCACGCTCAAAGAGCCCTACCGGGTCGAAGGCAAAAAGACGATGGGCTATGAGCTGGCCGAGCAGATGAGCTGGGAATTGCCCGACGTCATCCTTTACCCGACCGGCGGCGGCACCGGATTGATCGGCATGTGGAAGGCCTTCGACGAGATGGAGCGCATGGGCTGGATCGGCAGCCGCCGCCCGCGCATGGTCACGGTGCAGGCCGAGGGCTGCGCGCCGATTGTGCGCGCCTTTGCGGCGGGCGCGAGTCAAGGGGCAGACATTCCCGACGCCCATACCTGCGCCGCGGGCCTTCGGGTGCCGCGAGCG
Coding sequences:
- a CDS encoding threonine synthase produces the protein MNVTHLYCSACGKQYAAGQLLNLCECGKPLMVAYDLERAASQMSKASLAGREPTLWRYREVLPVADERNRLTLGEGFTPLARAARLGEQLGMPQLYIKDESLNPTQSFKARGMAVAISMAKELGVKKLAVPSAGNAAGALAAYAAKAGLEAHIFMPQDTPRANIVECQQTGAHVTLIDGLITDCGRIVGERKAAEGWFDVSTLKEPYRVEGKKTMGYELAEQMSWELPDVILYPTGGGTGLIGMWKAFDEMERMGWIGSRRPRMVTVQAEGCAPIVRAFAAGASQGADIPDAHTCAAGLRVPRAIGDFIMLDILRRSGGTAVSVTDAELLAAVGEIGAAEGIFAAPEGAACLPALKQLIERGEVGRQERVVLFNTGAGVKYLECFQR